The following coding sequences lie in one Arachis stenosperma cultivar V10309 chromosome 5, arast.V10309.gnm1.PFL2, whole genome shotgun sequence genomic window:
- the LOC130982296 gene encoding uncharacterized protein LOC130982296 gives MSGVSSISEAEQEELLEKLEVFKVKGKDKQGRKILRIIGKFFPARFVSVEVLKKYLEERVFPKVGKRKFTVVYVHTGVQRSENFPGISALRSIHDAIPANVRDNLEAVYFIHPGLQARLFLATFGRFLFSSGVYGKLRYVTRVDYLWENVRRNEVEIPEFVFDHDEDLEYRPMMDYGLESDHARVYGVPPTMDSPVSTYSMRCIS, from the exons atgagCGGTGTTAGTAGCATCTCAGAAGCTGAACAAGAAGAGTTGCTGGAGAAGTTGGAGGTTTTCAAGGTCAAAGGCAAAGACAAACAAGGACGCAAGATCCTTCGCATTATAGGAAAATTCTTCCCCG CGCGATTTGTTAGCGTTGAGGTTCTGAAGAAGTACCTGGAGGAGAGGGTGTTTCCGAAGGTGGGAAAGAGGAAGTTCACGGTGGTTTACGTGCACACTGGGGTTCAGAGGAGCGAGAACTTCCCCGGGATCTCGGCTCTCCGATCGATCCACGACGCCATTCCGGCGAACGTGAGGGACAATCTTGAAGCAGTTTATTTCATCCATCCTGGACTCCAGGCCCGCCTTTTTCTCGCTACGTTTGGTCGTTTTCTTTTCAGTTCGGG GGTGTACGGGAAGCTGAGGTATGTGACCAGGGTTGATTACCTGTGGGAGAATGTAAGAAGGAATGAGGTGGAGATTCCGGAGTTTGTGTTCGATCACGATGAGGATTTGGAGTACCGTCCGATGATGGATTATGGTTTGGAGAGTGATCACGCAAGAGTCTACGGTGTGCCACCCACCATGGACTCACCGGTGAGCACCTACTCAATGAGGTGCATCTCATAG